In the Eptesicus fuscus isolate TK198812 chromosome 22, DD_ASM_mEF_20220401, whole genome shotgun sequence genome, GCGGCTGCATGTCGGCCTCCTGAGAACAGGGTCTGCGTCATTTGCCTTTGGCACTCGGCGCCTGGCATGTAGGGGAAGCACAATGTGCATGACCCGGAGGAGAGGAAAGCTGTGGGGGGTTAACACCGTACATGTTACATGTCCACCAAGACGCGCCCTGCAGGCGGCCCGCGTGCAGCTCCCTGGGTAGGGTGAGAGGCCTTCAAGGCACGTGGCCCGGGTGACCAGCCGCAGCCCGGGGGTGGCCGTGAGCAGACCCAGAGGCTGCGGGCAGGGAAGCTGCCGCTGTTCCGAGCGAGACGTGAGGCCTGCACCCCTGCTGGGCAGTGGACCGAGAGCTTCTCGCTGGTGTgtgtagggcaggggtggggaaccttctttcccgccaagggccatttggatgtttGTAACATCATGCctgggccacacaaaattatccaGTTAAAAATtggcctgctgtatttggtcacacatttaattaactcctaatgccttggcaggaccagaccaaatgattttgcgggccttatgggggcgggagggaggcgggcCCATGGGTCTGCAAGGCCAGTCATTCCCCACCCCTAGTGCAGGGGAACCAATGGACCCCCATCCACCCCAGTGCTTTCTGGCTGCTGACCTTTGTGtgccctctgccttctcccccaCTGCTCAGACTCGCCAGCATCGCTCTGGAGTCTGCTGCCTCTTAGGACACTTGACCAGCTGGTAGCAGTGCCCAGAACAAAGGAAAGAGCCCATTCACAGCTGGGGATGGGTCTGGGCATGAGGGTTCCTGTGCTTACAGCAACAAGAGAACTCATTTAAATGGTCTGGTTGGGCAGAGATGGAGATGCTGCCCTGACCTCTGTAGCGTCCAGGTGGCCACCTTTGTTACACACGCATCTTGACATTTGAGGCTTGTTTTTGGGTGACGTGCTATGGTGGCTGGATGATAATTACATATTTTCCTCTGAAACTTAATCTCACAAACTGTCACAAAAGCCTTGTTATATTTATCTCTTAAGTCATTAGGGGATAATAACGAGACAGAAAtggtttaaaatgtttacatattgATGATAACTTTTAGCTTGAAGCCGCTGCTGCGAATTGGTTCTCGGGATTGGTATTTGGAACTGTCTTAagagatcctatctaataaagaggtaatatgtaaattgaccatcactccaaacacacaagatggccacccccatgtggtcaaagatggccgccacaagatggccagcaggggagggcaattgtgggcgatcaggccagtaggggagggcagttgtgggcgatcaggccagtaggggagggaagttgtgggcgatcaggctggcaagggagggcagttaggggtgaccaggctggcagggcagggcagttaggggcaatcgggccggcaggggagggcagttaggggcgaccaggctggtaagggagggaagttaggggtgcccgggccagcaggggagggtagttgtgggcgaccaagcctgcaggggaggaaagttaggggcgaccaggcctgcaggggaggggagttgggggtgaccagactggcaggggagggcagttaggggcgactaggctgacaagggagggcagttaggggcaatcgggccggcaggggagcagttaggcatcgatcaggctggcaggggagatgttagggggtgatcaggctggcaggcagaagtggttaggggcaatcaggcagtcaggcaggcaagcagttgggagccagtattcctggattgtgagagggatgtcccagattggagcgggtgcaggctgggctgagggacacccccctcccccatgcatgaatttcatgcgcggggcctctagttttaaataaaaagtcacTTGTGCTTGGCTGGAGAGCAGTTGTTTGCACGGTCACCTTGTTTCGCTGCAGGTGCACAGGTGGGGCAGGAGGTCTCACATGCAGATCTGACTGGTCTCCTTGGTTGACAGGGAGTTAGCCTCTGTGGAGGGTTCACTCTGCAGGCTTCTTTCTAACCGCGTTGCCCTGTGAACTCGTGTAATCACAGCAGCAGGTGCTGTTCCTCTCCCGTCCTGCAGATGAGGACCAAGTCACTAGCCCAGAGTGAAGGAGCCCTGTCAGTTCTGGAAGCAGGATGGAGCCCTGCACCTGTCACCCTCCCCTCATTCCGCTTCTGTGTATTAAGCACCTACTTCCTGTCGTGTCCTGAACAAATACGAGCCCAAGTAAACCTTCCCATCAGTGCCGATGTGATTCACGGAACagaagaggaaaccaaggctgagaGAGTTAATAACTTGCCCCAGAAGTTACTgacttctccttccttcctttcttcctctctcccaccctcccgctctctttttcttccctttcctccttctcttcccttccattGACCCAGccatccaccccatccatccattcattcaacatctGTTTACCGAGAGCTTAATAGGCACGGGGGAGCGTTCTAGGCCCCGGGCTACCTCCGTGTAATTGTCGGAAGACAAATGTGGTTCTTATTCTCATGGTATTTATGTTCCAGTGGGAAGAGACCTACAATAACCAATAAATAAGAACATCCCAGCCCTCCGTACTAATTAAAATACGCTGATGTGGTGAATGTGAGGGGGATCACTTCTTTAGATGGTTTGTAGGGAAGCCTCTTTGTGAGGAAGTGACGTCTCACCTGAGGTCTGAATGGACAAATCGGGGCCCATCCTGCAAACACAGGCAGAACATTGAATTTCAGGCTACAGAACCCGCAAATGCCCCAAGGTGTGATGTGGCGGGAGAAGGGGCATGGGCAGACAGGAGCCCAGTGGGAAGGAGGGTCATGTCCTGGCATCCTCGATGAGCCAAAGAGTCTGGATTTTACTTTTAAGCACAGTGGGAAGATGTTGGAAGGCTTTAATCGGGGGAGTGATGGgaattgggtttttgtttgtaaaAGATCGTACCTGCTGGGTGGCCACTGGGTTATGGGGCCAGTGTGGCTGCAGGGACTCTGTGGACACGGCTGCTGGGGTCCTGGGACGAGGTGGCAACAGCTTGTATTGTGGCGAAGCGGGGAGTTCGTGGGTTCGGGTGTGTTTTGGAAGAAGAGATGGCTTGGCTTGTTGTAGGGAgccggggagagagaggaacttgGCCTGAGCCACTGGGTAGATAGAGACGTAATTTGTGAAGTTGAGAGAGCTGGGCGAAGCGGCTTGTGCAGGGTCTAGTTTAGAGACATGCTGAGTTCGTGTACCTCTTAGCTGTCCAGTCGAGTAGACATCTCTGTATTTCAGTTGAATTCCAGAGAGTGATGAAGGCTGGAGGTCTGATTTTGGGTTACACTGTTGATTCCTAAAAATCACAGAACTGGAGAGGACCTCGGAGAGAAGGTAGACGGAAGAGAGGACCAATTCCTGGGGTTGGCCGGCATTTACGGGTTCAGCTCCTGTCAAGGGCCAGCCagtcagcccggccagcgtggctcagtggctgagcgtcgacctatgaaccaggaggtcacagttcaattcccggtcagggcacgcgcccgggttgtgggctcgatccccagtgcggggcgtgcaggaggcagccgatcaatgattctctctcatcattggtgtttctatctctctccctctcccttcctctctgaaataaaaaggtatttattCGAGGGCCAGCCAGTGAAAGATAAGGAAGACCGGATGTGTGCAATGTCAAGGAAGGCGAGAGGAGCAGTGTTTCTCGAAAGAGGGCGTGGGTGGAATACCGCGAGTGAGTTCAGAGCGGAGAACATGGGGATTCAGCAGCCTGCAGGTCATGCTGACCCTGTGCGAGCCATTTCACGGCAGCCTGACCGGGATGTGCTGCAGGGAAATGTCAGGCGGGGAAGCAGGCAGGACTCGAGACAGCAGGGCCGGTGACGGAGCAGAGAAAGCTGGCAGCGAGAGGGATGTGGGGTCAAGGCAGGGTCTCAAACAGGGATAACAGGGCATGTTCCTGGTGGGAGACATCCTCCCGGGAGGGAGGGccgtgggggaggaagagggcatGCCCTCAGGGCTGCTGCCCTTCAGAAGGCGAGAGGGTGCGAGACCCAGAGTGTTAGAGCAGGCGCCTGGTggcctgggagcaggagggaTGGCAGAGAGGGCGGGGTAGGGGTTTGcatggagaggaggggagggacctCCCTCCCACTGCTTCCAGTTTTCACCTGATAAAGAGGCAGGTTCctcggtggggtggggagtggggcggtCCGGGGCGTGAAGTCGTCCATTTGGCGAAGAGGAAAGGCAGCTTACGAGGGGGCTCACGGTGGGACTGGAGCCTGTGTCCACGAGAGAACAGGGGCCGCAGGTGCTCGCCGCAGCCGTCAGTGGCCAGAGCCGGGGAGCAGCAGGGCGGGCACAGACATGGCTTTAACCAGGGCTGAGTGTTTTCCAGGCGAGCACAGTGGAGAGGGGAGCCAGCGGGGGTTTGGGGTGCAGGGGGGCGGTGACACTGTGCCGCCGGGTCCGCTTGGAGCGACTCGACGTACAAACCAGTGAAGTGACTGCGCCGTGCCCGAGCGACGCCGTGTCTTCTTCTCCCCAGGTTTTGGAGAGGGCTTCTGGTCGAGGATTTGCCAAAATCACCGGTGAGATCCCGACTCCCCAGGACGGGTCTTCGCAACTCCTGACTCaattctcccagcctccccttcaGCTCTGCCCCCCGTGGGCCTCTCCGTGGGGGAAATACCCCTGGTCGTTCCTCCAGGATGCTTTCTCGATGAATGACTATCAGGCagcacaccctccccaccccgctgaagatctagagcaggggtcctcaaactatggcccgcgggccacatgcggcccgccaaggacatttatccggcccgccgggtgtttttgcccccgctgcctgtcctgcttagcagccaacttagcagtgtgcataggaatttgttcatagttttttttaaactatagtctggccctccaacggtctgagggacagtgaactggccccctgtttaaaaagtttgaggacccctgggatagagGCTGAGACGCGGAAGGACGAGGCCGCGTGGCCCATCCTGTCCTGCctctgagggtggggccagggcatcttgggggccaggggccagggcatcttggggggcaggggcagctctgGTGCCTCCAAGACTCAGTCTCCTGCTTTCCAGCTTATCTACAGATCACCCCTAAAGCTCCCGGTAACCCCCAAGAGACAGCGAGACCGAGGACACCCTTATTTGCAGTCCCCATGGAAATGAGGTTAGTGGAGGGGTGCAGGGACCCCCCAGAGCAAGTGGCACCTGCAAACATCATTCCGTCCCTAGAGGGTGGGTAGGGGTGGTCCCCGTGTGGGCATGAAGTTCTCAGGAGCTCCTGCACCGGACCCACAGGGACCTACGAAAATCTGTTTCGGTTTTGGGACAGTGAAGGCCTGTGGCTGTCCCCCACCCTGGGTCCCCTGCGGCCATCATGTCCACCACCTCCTCTGCTTGGACGGTGGACACCATTCGTAGTGTCAGAGGTGCCAGGACCATCCCGGacgggaaggggctgtgggctgagtgGCGTGTGTGTTTCCACAGCAGCAGGTGTGTCTGCTGACCACGTGAGCCTTCGTGACAAAGTTAGGGGGTGGGCGGCTGGAGTTGGGCGTGAATTAGACACAGGAGGAGCGGTCTGGGGCTGGAAACGTGTCCTGGGTTTTGGACAGTCCAGTCCGCACTTGCTTCAGGCCGAGTCGGCCCAGGGAGGGCTCTGGCCCCCTCTGTCTGtggaagccgggggggggggtgttttcctccagggccctctcccccccccccgccctggtgctGCCTGGTGCCACCTGCGTTATGTACTCATCCCCTCCCTGGAGGGAGTGGACCTGACCCAGGTGAccgccctgcctggccctcccAGCATCCTCCAGGACCAGGTTGGTCACCTTGCTCACCCGTTCACCCCATGCTCCCCCGTCTcccccagaggctccttcctgGTGCTGCTCCTGAGGGAATGCTTCCGCGACCTGAGCTGGCTGGCCACCCTCTGCCACGCGGGCGGGGACGCGGGGCTGCTGGTGACCAGCATTGTCCCTCAGACCCCGTTCTTCTGGGCCATGCGCATCACGGAGGTATGGGCTTGTGGGGGCCCCCGTGGGCTCGGTGCCTTCTCGCAGAgccttcctggggtgggggtggtgatgggCCGGTCAGCGGGGGGATCCAGACGGGTGCGTTCTCATCCCCGGGTTCCGTGTCTTCCTCGCTCCCGCCTCGGACCTTGGTTCCCTGGGGGGCAGATCCGTGGTGCGGGCACAGCCGGTGACATCTGCGGAGACAGACGTGGGTGTGACGCAGGCGGCGAGGCTCGTGCCCGTGTGCCCCCGCAGACCCTGCACCAGAACATGCAGGCGCTGTTCAGCACCCTGGCCGAGGCGGAGGCGCAGCAGCCCTACCTGCAGGACGCCGCCGTGCGGCGCGGGACCCGCTGTCTGGCCGAGTACCACCTGGGCGCGTACGGGCGGGCCTGGAACAGGTATGTGCCCGGCGGGGGGGCACGGTATAAGGGTGGACAGTGTAAGGGAGGCCGGCGGACAGCCACTCCTTCCCGTCTCCCTCCTTGGGACTCTGGTTTCCTTCTTGCTGCTTCCTCTCCCGAGACCTGTGACTATGACCACTTCTCTGCCCGAGGAAGGGGAGAACGAAGGGAACTCTGCTCCGTGAGCCTTGACCTCTGAGCCTCTTGGTGGAGGACCATTTATGCATGCCGCCAGGTGGAACAGccctccgctcctccctccctctggccaggtgCTGGGTAGTGGACCGGGTGGATGCCTGGGCTGTGGTCTGGTTCATCGACTTCGGCCAGTCGGCCACCGTCCCGGTACAGTGCCTGCGCAGCCTGGATGGTGATGACTTCTGGACCATCCCCCCGCTGACTCAGCCTTTCATGCTGGAGAAAGGTAAGATGCCCTCCGACCTCCTcccgaggctcagggaggggagaTGCTGTGTCTGCCTCCAGGACCTccgtgggggaggctgtgggggcgGCCGAGGCCCTCAGCGTACCCTGAAGCCTCGCGTCATTTGATCGTTGCCCGGTTTTTGGCATCTGCCTCTTGCAGAGCTGCCTCTTGGGTATTAGTTTTCACACCTGGGCTCCGCGGCCGGCCGCAGCAGGTGCTGTCCAAAGGCTGAGCTCTCTgggtgcagggaggtgggggcaggctcCTCACCCCGGCTTCTGCCAGAGCTGCTGTGTCTAAAGGAACAGCACGTCCAAAGAAGACCCAGAGGCCAGTGCTCTAAACCTAACGGTTTGTTTTCAAATTCTAGTTTCCTTCTGTAACAGAATCCTTTCCCAGCGAAATCTTAAGGCAAAACTCAGTGCACATAAAACAGATGAAAGCTGAGCTGCTCTGTGAAAGGGTGAAAGAATGTTTTGGGGGGTCAGGAGAAGCAGAGGTGAAGACAACAGACGGACAGACACACTCACTCCCAAAGTGTAGGCCCAAGGCCcccgcagccctgggaggctgaggggaatgGTGCCTCGTGGTCAGGGCCACCACCCACAGGTCACCTTGGGTAATTGCATGAAGGGGCCTGCGGGtaacagggccagggccagggccagggccagggctctgGAGTTTGAGGCAGGCTGAAGCAGACCGCGTGGGTGTTAGGGGATGGCCCCAAAGAGCAGCTCCCCGCCTGTCAGAGGGGCCAGAGTGCCCTACCCAGATACGGGCTGTGCTCAGCTCCCTCCTGGACTTAGAGAGGGCCCTGAGCGGTCAGGCAGGCGGCGTACAGCCCTCCCTGTGTGAGGAGCACAAAGCtcaaaaaaagtgaaaggagCTTCCTCACCTCTCACAGCAAGAAACGGGCATAGGCGGGGATGGAAATGAGGTCTGACTTAATACGGTCAGTTTCCTGCGTGGACAGTCCCAGAATTGGGAGGTTGGCAGGACAGCAGGAGCTGACATTTTGACCAGCGGCCTGCCCTGCCTCGTTCCAACATGTAAACATGCTCGTGTGAAAGCCTCTGCTTCTACCCTCTAGCCCAGATGCTCAGAGCAGAGACGATGAAGTTTTCTGTCCCCAGAATTTCCCACTCGAGAATGTGAAATCCGCCCAGCCgacatggctcagcggttgagcttcGGCCTGtgaattaggaggtcacagtttgatttacggttggggcatatgcccagggtgcaggcttgatccccattgtggggtgtgcaggaggcagccgatcattgattctctctcatcgatgtttgtctctctctctctccctcccttcatctctgaaataaaaaaattatatatatatatatatatatatatatatatatatatatagatagagagagagagagagagagagagaatgaatgtagAATCCCAGATTCATGTAATTATTCTAGTAACCATAATAATGTCCCCTCCTTTATATATTCTTTGtgcacccttcccctcccccctcccccattccagcTTTATCTCGTTTTACCCTGCCGCAGGGAGTTAGCCCTAACTAGCAGAGACTTGTAGGAGCTGCTCtgcattttccccttccctccctggctcctcctGCCTGACCCAGTGCCCCcagggttttgttgttgtgtgttgtttCGCAGGCATTTTGAGTTCCTATCAGCTGACCCATCACATCCTCAAGGGGAAAATCACTGGGGCTTTGAACTTGGAGGTAACTGCCCCTGTACCTAACTcagcccttctccctctcctcccaccccagggtcTCAGCTGCAGGCCACTGCCAAGGCCTGGATTGCGGATTTATCTGGCATTCTCTTAGACAAAATAACTGAAGTTATCCAAGGGGTTGGGTAGACTGGCTACGGTGGTCCTTCCTTCCCACTGAGACTTGCTCTTTCTCTTGCAGCCACACATCCTGAAGTTTGAAGAGTTAAGATAATGTGGCTAGCAGcagcgccctccccctccccctgcctgccctgaCCTGTCCCCTTCCACTCGTAAGGCCTTGGGAGTGAGAAAGGCCACACTGGTGCCCAGGAttgatttgatttgcatttgcctTTACCCTCAGCTCCTCTCAGAACTGAGTCTCAATTTGTCAGGTGTTCAGGACTCAGCATGAACATTTGGACCAAACATAGGAAGCTTACATGGGAAGCTTCAGGTGgccatgtatttattttctcttttttttgtgtgtgtccccAGAGCATGATATAAATTGCTCTAACAGATTCTGGAGAATGGAAGGGCCCACTGCTTAATTTTCCTGGGATTCCATTGTAGAACCAGGGGGCGGGGGAACCTTTAACCAGTGAGCCATCACTATGGTGAATAAATGTTGGCAGGTTTCACGAGTTTGGGTGACTGATTCCTGTCtggccacccctccccagccctgccctctcctaccCACGGCAGTGAGGCTAAGCTGCCTCAGGTGCTCACcgggctctgggctgggcagaCCCTGCCTGGGATGTAGATTCATTCACACTTGAGGTGTAGGATACTGACCTCAAAGAGTTGTTTCATTTCTCCTTGCCTTAGAAGAAAATGGATTCACAATGATATGGCGTTGATTCTCCCATGATTTGTAACGCCACGAGAACCCTAAACTTAAGGTCATAAAGGGAATATTAGGTTTGACAAGAAAAGTGGAGGGTTCTGAGCGTTGGTGTACAACTCACAGGAGCTGGTGCTTCCCTTATGGCGGGGGAACAGGGAccccattatttcttttaaaaaaaaattgattagaGCCAAActatttaaataactttatttgtTTCATCCTTTGGTAGATGagaaaaatacattacaaaataCATTATACAGAGGACAGCTCACAGTACACATTACTAAAAACACAATCTACATTTCAGCCAGGGCTGGTGATAAGTTCAGAAGAAAGCCACAAAGGCCTAGAACACCGGATTTCCGCTCTATGGAATAAGGTTGCCCCTGGGGTCCCCACTTTTATCTAAACTTTAGCACCCCATATCAGGTGGGTGTGGGTAGAGTTAGAGCAGCATTGAGGGGGACTGTTGAACTCTCCATCCACCTGAAGCAGCAAGACATTAATCCCTTAAAAGAAAACGGGGGGAATGACCAATGTTAAAGCATTACAGAACTGACATCCTGTGGGCGCCCAGGCAGCGGTCTCAGCTCTGGGCTTTGAGACGAGCATCGTCACTGAGCCGCCCCTGGCGTGTTATTGCGGCCATCATCTAGTCTGCAGGCAGTCTGTCCCTAAGAGCCTGTCTCGACCCCAACGCAAGCTCACTGACGGAGGCAGGCAGCACAGCGCTGACGGTTCTAGCCCAGcagacttcctccctccctctccccgccccagcaGTTcccagagcctggggtggggacacAGGTGTATACAACAGCCCCCTTAAAGCTGACCTTCCCAGAGGACCCATCTTACGGAAGTGGCTTGAAAAGAATCCACAGTTTTTCAAGCCAAACAATTTCAGAGCTATACCTGTTTTCTCTTACGAGACCAAGTGAAGCGAGGGAGAGGAAGGTGAGCAAAGAAGCGACCAGTGAACAGCCTTCAGTGCTAGCCAGAAGCCATTTCCAGGGAGGGAGGAATCGGCGAACACCGGAGTTGTGGCATACATAGCATATTGCTGAGACCAGAGGCCGCGTACACACCAGATTGCCCCCATCCCCGCTCAATTCATTTAAAAGCAATTCCATGAAACAGCAGCCTGGTAAGCCTCCTTTCCCATTTCCTCGTTCTTAGAAATTTGGAAACATCTGCAAGTAGAAGAGAAAAGTAGTCCTAAGAATTAAGGTCATCATTTCAGCCTGCTACACCGTGGCTCAGCAGGGCAGGCTCTGCATGCCAGGGGAACGAGTGCTGGTCGCTCCAAGGCCTTCAGAAGAGATCTGAGTGCCGGGCTTGTGCTTCAGCTCCACCTTCCTCTGGCTTTAGCAGTGAAGTGCAGCCTCTCATCtcgacccctcccccaccacccaaatAGTttaggggatgggggtggggtggatgtGGGAACAAAAATAAAGATGAGTCAAGACCAGCATCTTCAAATTAACAAACTGTAATTGTTTTcccaaagatacatttttttttcatacacaTCCATCATACACTGTAACCAAAAAAAGCAGTGTAcatgaaataagagaaaataaattaaaaatccataGCATAGGTAAGGAGGCTCTAGTCTGGAGCACAGCTGAGTTTCCAGCAATATAAGGAGGCTCAAAAGTTTCTTTTATAAGAATGCCTGCTAGCAAGGGTTCCAGCCAGGTGGTTGGTTGGTCTGTAAGTCAGTCTTGAGTACTTGAGACAGTTCGGTGTTGGTTTTTTTCCTTAGCGTTTAGAATAGCCATCATTGTCCTGCAATAGGCAGAGCTATCACGTCCAGGAAAAATGAGGGAGGGAACCACAGAGGCAGCGTAAGATCCAAATACAGCATTCAAAGGTAATTGGTCCAGTGGtgcctggggaaggaggcaggggacGGCGCTCCAGGGTTAGCCATCTTCCTTTGGGGGTGTGTACCAGCCTGCAAAGAAACCCAACAAAACAGTGAGGGGGCGGCTGAAGGCCCTGCTCCCAGTCCCATCACTGAAGACGCCAGGATTCCAGGTGAGATGACCCGAGGCAGGGCTTCCGGTGCGGGAGAGGTGCAGGGGAAGCGGAAACTGCCCACTGGAGAGCACAAGGCAGGGGAGAAGGATGTGCCCAGCCTGAGGTGACCGTGAGGTGAGCTTTCTCACAGGGTGGTCGGGAAGGGGCAGCACCAAGTCCACATGGGGATGATCACTGGTACTTTTCTGGGAGAAGAGGCAGTGGGGGTAGCCACCTCTAGCCTTCTCGGGGTAACAGGGGCAGGTGGCTGTGTTAATGGGTGATAAAGGCTCAGAAACCAAGAGAAGGGGTTCTTGCGATTTGGCTGGAAGTGAAAACCTCGGGCCTTCCCAGTGTCCGAGTCTCGAGTCCTGGCTCCAGCCTCACCGTTTTTTTCGTGGATCTGCACCAAGGACTTGTAGGACTGCTGTGCTCTTGTCAGACTGTATTGAGACTGGGGAGAGGAAGCCGCCCAATCAGGCCATGGCCAGCTGTGGCTTTACTCACCTTCCATAAACCGTCACCCAGAGACCCAGGCTTGTGCTGCTAACATGTAAGTGCCCCCACCTGTAGGGCCCTCTGGGCTGCAATCCCACAGCCCTCCCTTTCCAGACCCGTGTCCTCCCCAAAGTCTTAGGAAGCCCCTcaggcccaggccctctcctgtTCCCACCACGGGTGCCCAGGCCCACTCATCCGATGCCACCAGCCCAGAGGGCTTCATCCTCTTGGCCCTCAGAGAAGGCGGCCTGGGCCCCCATGGAACCTGGCTCCAGCCCGTCGagcagcccaggcccagctccttaCTTTGTTGGCTCCGAACTGCACTCGTGCTTTCCCCTTCACCAGGGTGGCGCTGATCTGCATGATGACGGACTCTATCGAGTAGGCACTGCTCCAGCCCTGGGAATCGGGGGGAGAGAGCAGCAAGTCAGGCGAGTGCCCAGAAACCTTACACCCGTTCTCCAGCGAGGAGCTGCATCTGTGGAAggggccctgcccctcactcccGGAACAGCCACCACCCGTTTGTCTGGGGCAATGGGTGCCAGGCTCTGCCTGGCAAAATGAAAGGGCCACATTAAGCCCATCGCCCAAAACCCATAGAGGTGTGCGGTAAAGCTCAGctgagccctgccctggccagcctgaccaAGAGCAAGAGACAGGCTCACCTGCTTGGTGAGAAGTTCCATGCAGATGGCGCCTCCACCCAGAACATACCTGCAGAAGAAAGGTTGGTCAGTTGTGCCTGGCAAAAGCTCACGCCCCTTTCTCACCTTCTGtaacaggagctgccctcagccacTCACCCTCCGGAAAGGACTGGAGACACAACCCTGACAAACGGTGGGTCAAATGGAAAGTTATCCTGTGGGAGACAAAGGCATGATGAGCGGGGGAGGCCAGTGTCGGCCCCAAGGTTGTACTAATGAGGTGGAGAAGGAGGCCgaggcccaggagggaggagctgggagggaaaCAGACTTACTTTAAAGGAAAAGTTAAGTAGGATGAAGTCTGCACCTTCTTTCTCTTTGAGGATCTGGAGATCGTTGTGCAA is a window encoding:
- the TDRD10 gene encoding tudor domain-containing protein 10; its protein translation is MDRRDFPPSAEPLGKKGVSEEKPLSVRKRETQVYVGNLPLDISEDEIRHLLKDFNPLRVHRIQSGCKCFAFVDLGSVQRVALAIQKLNGTLFHNRKLYVNSNRSAPKRTPAVAQRPQELQVLERASGRGFAKITAYLQITPKAPGNPQETARPRTPLFAVPMEMRGSFLVLLLRECFRDLSWLATLCHAGGDAGLLVTSIVPQTPFFWAMRITETLHQNMQALFSTLAEAEAQQPYLQDAAVRRGTRCLAEYHLGAYGRAWNRCWVVDRVDAWAVVWFIDFGQSATVPVQCLRSLDGDDFWTIPPLTQPFMLEKGILSSYQLTHHILKGKITGALNLEPHILKFEELR